A single region of the Halobellus ruber genome encodes:
- a CDS encoding DUF5806 family protein → MDDDAEVSTGEPRRTDADASASDAGSNGGSDGDAGVEGGSDKDAGSASGSGTDADPRDESTPVGVKSSAGAGSTDSATPSGDGPTPSDTPTDVRKYARFKKVDGAQYDRVNDFLRDRTYITAREWAIARLCADFRTETGVEMTKIGENLPELVPFMTDTYTPQAVNQARSSFEEKVRMSGTTFLYGAMSGFFTAEELDELMYEVTEIAKFLLEVEGVDLSVEEEMEAEERISSVMREVREASSDLRADDLSGEGRDGDPTD, encoded by the coding sequence ATGGACGACGACGCCGAGGTGTCGACGGGGGAGCCGCGACGGACCGACGCCGACGCGTCGGCGTCGGACGCCGGATCGAATGGGGGATCCGACGGGGACGCCGGAGTGGAGGGCGGTTCCGACAAGGACGCCGGATCGGCGAGTGGCTCCGGGACGGACGCGGACCCGCGCGACGAGTCGACGCCGGTCGGGGTCAAAAGCTCCGCGGGAGCGGGCTCGACCGACTCAGCGACGCCGAGCGGGGACGGCCCCACCCCGTCGGACACCCCCACCGACGTGCGGAAGTACGCCCGGTTCAAGAAGGTCGACGGCGCCCAGTACGACCGCGTCAACGACTTCCTCCGGGATCGGACCTACATCACCGCCCGCGAGTGGGCGATCGCCCGGCTGTGTGCGGACTTCCGAACCGAGACCGGCGTCGAGATGACCAAGATCGGCGAGAACCTCCCCGAACTGGTGCCGTTTATGACCGACACCTACACCCCGCAGGCGGTGAACCAGGCCCGGTCGTCGTTCGAGGAGAAGGTCCGGATGTCGGGGACGACGTTTCTCTACGGCGCGATGTCGGGTTTCTTCACCGCCGAGGAGCTCGACGAGCTGATGTACGAGGTGACCGAGATCGCGAAGTTCCTGCTGGAGGTCGAGGGCGTCGACCTCTCGGTCGAGGAGGAGATGGAGGCCGAAGAGCGGATCTCAAGCGTGATGCGGGAGGTCCGGGAGGCGAGTTCGGACCTCCGCGCGGACGACCTCTCCGGCGAGGGACGCGACGGCGACCCTACCGACTGA
- a CDS encoding universal stress protein, producing the protein MTRRPLDIDVVLAPVDRSEESTDAVAYAAAIAAEYGATLHVVRVLDAEIVRAIDAGDVDNDRVAADGEAIVETARELADDCGVPVSTSVAYGFSTSMKLRHPGSVVLDTAEEVAADFLVVPRESLAGTDSGVLAKAAEYVLLYASQPVLSV; encoded by the coding sequence ATGACCCGCCGACCGCTCGACATCGACGTCGTGCTCGCGCCCGTCGACCGGAGCGAGGAGTCGACCGACGCGGTCGCGTACGCCGCCGCCATCGCCGCCGAGTACGGCGCGACCCTCCACGTCGTCCGCGTGCTCGACGCCGAGATCGTCCGGGCGATCGACGCGGGGGACGTCGACAACGACCGGGTGGCCGCCGACGGCGAGGCCATCGTCGAGACTGCGCGGGAACTCGCCGACGACTGCGGCGTCCCGGTGTCGACGTCGGTCGCGTACGGCTTCTCAACGTCGATGAAGCTCAGACACCCCGGTAGCGTCGTGCTCGACACCGCCGAGGAGGTCGCCGCCGACTTCCTGGTGGTCCCCCGGGAGTCCCTCGCCGGGACCGATTCCGGCGTCCTGGCGAAGGCCGCCGAGTACGTTCTCCTGTACGCCAGCCAGCCCGTGTTGTCGGTGTAG
- a CDS encoding GNAT family N-acetyltransferase encodes MNRDRSYPETVAGPFETPPSTFEDREGREIELRPYDGGDDEFEALVEMYVAFDPADRAQGIPPGDEERIRSWLDGLIEKESLNVIAWDDDTVAGHATLVPDDDTYELAIFVLQAYQEAGIGTRLMRGLLGYGGANGVDRVWLSVERWNKPAIGLYEKLGFEISGSESFEMEMRARIATED; translated from the coding sequence ATGAACCGGGACCGCAGCTACCCCGAGACGGTCGCGGGGCCGTTCGAGACCCCGCCGTCGACCTTCGAAGACCGCGAGGGACGCGAGATCGAACTCCGCCCCTACGACGGCGGCGACGACGAGTTCGAGGCGCTCGTCGAGATGTACGTCGCGTTCGACCCTGCCGACCGCGCACAGGGCATCCCCCCGGGCGACGAGGAGCGGATCCGGTCGTGGCTCGACGGCCTCATCGAGAAGGAGAGCCTCAACGTGATCGCGTGGGACGACGACACCGTGGCGGGCCACGCCACCCTGGTTCCGGACGACGACACCTACGAACTCGCGATCTTCGTGCTCCAGGCGTACCAGGAGGCCGGGATCGGAACCCGGCTGATGCGCGGGCTGCTCGGCTACGGCGGGGCCAACGGCGTCGACCGGGTGTGGCTCAGCGTCGAGCGGTGGAACAAGCCCGCGATCGGGCTCTACGAGAAGCTGGGGTTCGAGATCAGCGGCTCCGAGAGCTTCGAGATGGAGATGCGCGCGCGGATCGCGACAGAGGACTGA
- a CDS encoding acetoacetate decarboxylase family protein, translated as MAAKNVTAPGGTNGRAETLSTGQEVDLPLSTHATMTGVVLSADREAVGELLPEGLTPIRATPDRAAVTFLCVDYDRIGHGSGIEPYNEFGVLLPAVHDDSRTLPYVSVFTRGVTGYVWYLPVTSEPAKALGVDIWGYPKEVADITHRDDGSTRRTSVTVDGEHLVDVTVDRPPAFSQTDSGVSYTTMDGRLLREELELDGEIGVWPYSSSISYTLGDHPRAERLKQLDLSDRALLRFAADTEFVIHEGRQVDTL; from the coding sequence ATGGCCGCGAAGAACGTCACGGCACCGGGCGGAACGAACGGGCGCGCCGAAACCCTCTCGACGGGGCAGGAAGTCGACCTCCCGCTGTCGACGCACGCGACGATGACCGGGGTGGTCCTGTCTGCCGACCGCGAGGCCGTCGGGGAGCTGCTCCCCGAGGGGTTGACGCCGATCCGGGCCACGCCGGATCGCGCCGCGGTGACGTTTCTGTGCGTCGACTACGATCGGATCGGTCACGGCTCGGGCATCGAGCCGTACAACGAGTTCGGGGTGTTGCTCCCGGCCGTCCACGACGACTCCCGGACGCTGCCGTACGTCTCGGTGTTCACCCGCGGGGTGACCGGCTACGTCTGGTATCTCCCGGTCACCTCCGAGCCCGCGAAGGCGCTCGGCGTCGACATCTGGGGGTATCCGAAGGAGGTCGCCGACATCACGCACCGCGACGACGGCTCGACGCGCCGGACCTCGGTCACCGTCGACGGCGAACACCTCGTTGACGTGACGGTCGATCGGCCGCCGGCGTTCAGCCAGACCGACTCCGGGGTGAGCTACACGACGATGGACGGGCGGCTCCTCCGCGAGGAGCTGGAACTCGACGGGGAGATCGGCGTCTGGCCGTACAGCAGCAGTATCTCGTATACGCTGGGTGATCACCCGCGGGCAGAGCGGCTGAAACAGCTCGATCTGAGCGACCGCGCCCTGCTGCGGTTCGCGGCCGACACCGAGTTCGTCATCCACGAGGGCCGGCAGGTCGACACGCTCTGA
- a CDS encoding universal stress protein codes for MKVLLGINGGDDSLRALEQTVSRAAEAGDDLTVAIVDDPRAEGSVDDIETEVDRVLDAEGIGAEIRHVDGDAGSELVTIAESEGFDRIALGGGTTSPMGKIQLGATAEFVLLNSHVTVSLVR; via the coding sequence ATGAAGGTCCTCCTGGGAATCAACGGCGGCGACGACTCCCTCCGGGCGTTGGAGCAGACGGTGTCGCGTGCGGCCGAGGCGGGCGACGACCTGACGGTCGCGATCGTCGACGACCCTCGCGCCGAGGGCTCGGTCGACGACATCGAGACCGAGGTCGATCGGGTGCTCGACGCCGAAGGGATCGGCGCCGAGATCCGGCACGTCGACGGCGACGCCGGGAGCGAACTCGTCACCATCGCCGAGTCCGAGGGGTTCGACCGGATCGCGCTCGGCGGCGGCACCACCAGCCCGATGGGAAAGATCCAGCTGGGCGCCACCGCGGAGTTCGTCCTCCTGAACTCCCACGTCACCGTGTCGCTGGTCAGATGA